One genomic window of Hymenobacter sp. J193 includes the following:
- a CDS encoding GNAT family N-acetyltransferase, whose amino-acid sequence MILRVANAADAQYVETLCQWYAESAKARGVGIAKRDPNYLIKKMEKGDAIIAFIEEQLAGFCYIETFEDNKFVVNSGLIVNTELRKEGLGRAIKHRVFELSRTKYPQAKIFGITTSAAVMKINNELGYRPVTFPELTQSDDFWKGCSSCKNYGILMENERKMCLCTGMVYDNLDDSFSQHTIEILAQER is encoded by the coding sequence ATGATTTTACGAGTCGCCAATGCTGCCGATGCGCAGTATGTGGAAACCCTCTGTCAATGGTATGCCGAGTCCGCCAAAGCGCGGGGAGTGGGCATTGCCAAGCGTGACCCCAACTATCTGATCAAGAAGATGGAAAAGGGCGACGCCATCATCGCCTTTATTGAGGAGCAGCTGGCGGGCTTCTGCTACATCGAAACCTTCGAGGACAACAAATTTGTGGTCAACTCGGGGTTGATTGTGAACACCGAGCTGCGCAAGGAGGGCCTGGGCCGCGCCATCAAGCACCGCGTGTTCGAGCTGTCCCGCACCAAGTATCCGCAGGCCAAGATCTTCGGCATCACCACCTCCGCGGCCGTGATGAAGATCAACAACGAGCTGGGCTACCGCCCCGTCACGTTCCCGGAGCTTACCCAGTCCGACGACTTCTGGAAGGGCTGCTCCAGCTGCAAAAACTACGGCATCCTGATGGAGAATGAGCGCAAGATGTGCCTCTGCACCGGCATGGTGTACGACAACCTGGACGACAGTTTCAGCCAGCATACCATCGAAATCCTGGCGCAGGAGCGGTAG